A genomic segment from Lasioglossum baleicum chromosome 5, iyLasBale1, whole genome shotgun sequence encodes:
- the LOC143208852 gene encoding uncharacterized protein LOC143208852 produces the protein MLKGNLSSYLDPHNEEESSYVTLSNGPYVYVTDSANAEPKSDHDLVDVYFLIPILCKHCEDYVWGTGKVGVKCKEIATSDNRVTDHRRDTIKDCQPLCHRRDTIKDCQPYGSWRDQCC, from the exons ATGCTGAAAGGAAACTTATCATCGTACTTAGACCCTCATAACGAAGAAGAGTCGTCTTATGTAACCCTCAGCAATGGACCATACG TGTATGTAACCGATTCAGCCAACGCGGAACCGAAGAGTGATCATGACCTTGTagatgtatattttttaatccCTATTCTTTGTAAACACT GTGAAGATTATGTTTGGGGCACTGGGAAAGTGGGGGTCAAATGCAAAG AAATCGCGACTTCTGATAACAGGGTCAccgaccaccgacgagatactattaaagactgccagcccctgtgccaccgacgagatactattaaagactgccagccttatgggagttggcgggaccagtgttgctag